From Triticum urartu cultivar G1812 chromosome 2, Tu2.1, whole genome shotgun sequence, a single genomic window includes:
- the LOC125541357 gene encoding TIR-only protein-like, producing MASTGVSRRSSIMASRLSASAEAMRASEGGKQRHAVVGRRVEYDEESLAGEPQYDVFINHRGVDTKRTVARLLYDRLAQSGIRGFLDNMSMRPGDRLRETISARISECSVAVAIFSPSYFDSEYCLWELATLVESRKTIIPIFYNIKPSDLVLPEALAASDDYLPQDVERYKYALREAKNTVGLTYDSATGDIAELVSAAADAVLYHMEKMERVQRRETIVSRL from the exons ATGGCCTCAACCGGAGTTTCCCGTAGGTCCTCCATCATGGCGTCCCGGCTGAGCGCGTCAGCGGAGGCCATGCGCGCGAGCGAGGGGGGGAAGCAGCGACACGCCGTCGTGGGGCGGCGGGTGGAGTACGACGAGGAGTCTCTGGCCGGCGAACCCCAGTACGACGTGTTCATCAACCACCGCGGCGTGGACACGAAGCGGACGGTGGCGCGCCTGCTCTACGACCGCCTCGCGCAGAGCGGCATCCGCGGCTTCCTGGACAACATGTCGATGCGGCCGGGCGACCGGCTCAGGGAGACGATCAGCGCCCGAATCAGCGAATGCAGCGTCGCCGTGGCCATCTTCTCCCCGAGCTACTTCGACTCGGAGTACTGCCTCTGGGAGCTCGCCACGCTCGTAGAGTCACGCAAGACCATCATCCCCATCTTCTACAACATCAAGCCCTCCGACCTCGTGCTCCCCGAGGCCCTCGCCGCCTCCGACGACTACCTCCCGCAAGACGTGGAGCGCTACAAGTACGCGCTCCGCGAGGCCAAGAACACCGTCGGCCTCACCTACGACTCGGCCACAGG GGACATAGCCGAGCTGGTGTCAGCGGCAGCCGACGCGGTGCTGTACCACATGGAAAAAATGGAGAGAGTGCAGAGGAGGGAAACGATCGTTTCAAGGCTCTAA